The Dyadobacter sp. 676 DNA window GGATATTCAGCAACTGAAACCTTCCATCTCAAAAGGTGCGTTCTACTTTTTGAACGAAGCCGAAATGCAATGGGCCGATCTTGAAAACAACGTTAGGCTGCATCTGATATGGTCGGCCAAGGAATCGGTTTTCAAATACGCCGGCGACGCTTCGATCGACCTGAAAAAACATATCACGATAAATCATTTTTCAGGCAACCAAAACGGCTTTTTTGAGGTTAACCTGCAAAAAGGCGACAACCAGGAAGTTGTACGGCTTCAATTTGATACATTTGAAGATTATGTACTGACCTGGACCCTTTAACCGGCCCTGTTCAATTACCTTAACCCGTTATGTACCGTTTCTTTACGCTCGTATTCGTACTGCTCGCTACCCGGCTCTTCGCACAAACTCCCGCACTCTCTTCGAGCGAGATCTTTCAGAACATCAAAAAACTCAATGTGTTGGGTTCGGTACTCTACATCGCCGCCCATCCCGACGACGAGAACACGCTGATGCTCTCGTATCTATCCAAAGACCAGCTCGTGCGCACGGGCTATCTCTCGCTCACCCGCGGCGACGGCGGGCAGAATCTCATCGGCTCCGAGCAGGGTTACAACATCGGGGTTATCCGCACACAGGAGTTGCTCGCAGCCCGGCGCATCGATGGCGCGCAACAATTCTTTTCGCGGGCCTATGATTTCGGTTTTTCCAAAACCCGCGACGAGACGCTGAATTTCTGGGACCGCGACAAAGTGCTGGGCGACGTGGTGTGGATGATCCGCAAATTCCAGCCCGACGTGATCATCACCCGCTTCCCGCCCGATCCCCGCGCGGGCCACGGGCACCACCAGACCTCCGCTTATCTCGCCGAGCAGGGCTTTGGCCTGGCCGCGGATCCCAAAGCGTATCCCGATCAGCTGAAATTTGTAAAACCCTGGCAAGCCAGGCGGCTCGTTTGGAATACATTCACGCCGGGTTTCACCAACAAAGCGCCAACCGACGAGAAAAAGCCGTTCATTTCCATTGAAATCGGCGGGTACAATCCGGTATTGGGCAAATCCTACACCGAAATTGCTGCATTGAGCCGCAGCCAGCACCGTAGCCAGGGCTTTGGAAGTGCCCCGCAGCGTGGCGAACGGGTCGACTTCTTCCTTCATAAAGTGGGTACTCCAGCGGAAAAAAGTCTGTTCGACGGTGTCGATGTGACCTGGAAACGGGTTAAAGGCAGCGAAAAAGTACAGGCGCTGATTGCAGCGGCCATTAAAAATTATTCGGTAAACAAGCCGTCGGCTTCCATTCCGGAACTGCTGAAGATCAATACGGAGCTGGCCAGGCTGGATTCGGGCAATATTTATGTTAAAACCAAAAAGGAAGAAGTAAAAGACCTCATCCAGCAATGTGCCGGACTTTGGTTCGAAACCAATCCGAATGACTTTTCCGGCGTGGCCGGTGACGGGGCCCGGATTAATATCAGTGTCGTTAAGCGCTCCGAATACCCCGTAAAACTTGTTTCGTTGCACTGGACAGGCAAATCGGCGGACAGCGTTTTGAACCTTGCATTGAATTCCAATGAGATGAATGCTTTTTCGAAAAGCGTATTACTGCCTGAAAACCTGAAAATCAGCCAGCCGTACTGGCTGGAAAAACCGATCGAGCGCGGTATTTTTCAAATCGACAACCAACAGGATATCGGTTATCCAGAAAACCGGCCGGAAACGAAAACCAGCTACAAGTTTGAAATCGGCGGTCAGGAATTCGTATTCGAAAAGCCGTGGGTATACAAATTCGTAGACCCGGCGGAAGGCGAGATTTACCGGCCGTTCGAGATCCGCCCGCTTGTAACGACGACTATCAGCGAGCCGGTCTTCATATTTCCTTCCATGGAGGCCAAAACGGTCAACATCGTTGTGGAAGCGCAGCGCAACAATGTAAAAGGCGTTTTAAAACCCGAAATTCCCGTTGGATGGAAGTCGGTTCCGGAATCTGCGGAGTTCAATCTGGCTAATAAATACCAGCAGCAATATTTCTCGTTCATCATTACACCTCCCGCCGGGAATCAGGAGGCGGTGATCAAAGCGGTAGCGATGGTGGATGGAAAAAGCTACGACAAATCGGTCAGGACCATCGCCTACCAGCATATTCCAAGCCAGACTATCTTCCCGGAATCAACCTCTAAACTCGCTAAAATCGACGTCACGACCACTGCCAAAAATATCGGTTACATTGCGGGTGCAGGCGACGACGTGCCTGCCGCGTTGCGCCAGATGGATTGCCAGGTAACTATGTTGAGCGAAGCAGGACTTTCCAAGGACTTGAATGTTTACGACGCGATCGTAGTCGGCGTACGTGCGTACAACACGGAGGCATACCTGAACAATTACCAGGCCAAATTGATGGATTATGTCAAGAACGGCGGCACGATGGTCGTTCAATACACGATTCCGGGCGGCCAGAAAGTAAAGGAAATCGGCCCCTATCCTATCGAGCTGGGACGCGAGAGAGTTACGGAAGAAGATGCGGAA harbors:
- a CDS encoding PIG-L family deacetylase, producing the protein MYRFFTLVFVLLATRLFAQTPALSSSEIFQNIKKLNVLGSVLYIAAHPDDENTLMLSYLSKDQLVRTGYLSLTRGDGGQNLIGSEQGYNIGVIRTQELLAARRIDGAQQFFSRAYDFGFSKTRDETLNFWDRDKVLGDVVWMIRKFQPDVIITRFPPDPRAGHGHHQTSAYLAEQGFGLAADPKAYPDQLKFVKPWQARRLVWNTFTPGFTNKAPTDEKKPFISIEIGGYNPVLGKSYTEIAALSRSQHRSQGFGSAPQRGERVDFFLHKVGTPAEKSLFDGVDVTWKRVKGSEKVQALIAAAIKNYSVNKPSASIPELLKINTELARLDSGNIYVKTKKEEVKDLIQQCAGLWFETNPNDFSGVAGDGARINISVVKRSEYPVKLVSLHWTGKSADSVLNLALNSNEMNAFSKSVLLPENLKISQPYWLEKPIERGIFQIDNQQDIGYPENRPETKTSYKFEIGGQEFVFEKPWVYKFVDPAEGEIYRPFEIRPLVTTTISEPVFIFPSMEAKTVNIVVEAQRNNVKGVLKPEIPVGWKSVPESAEFNLANKYQQQYFSFIITPPAGNQEAVIKAVAMVDGKSYDKSVRTIAYQHIPSQTIFPESTSKLAKIDVTTTAKNIGYIAGAGDDVPAALRQMDCQVTMLSEAGLSKDLNVYDAIVVGVRAYNTEAYLNNYQAKLMDYVKNGGTMVVQYTIPGGQKVKEIGPYPIELGRERVTEEDAEMRFLQPENPILNFPNKITRKDFEGWIQERGLYFAQDWDKKNYVALFSANDKGESAKEGSTLYAQYGKGHYIYTGLSFFRELPAGVTGAYRLFANMISVGTK